In Desulfofundulus kuznetsovii DSM 6115, the following are encoded in one genomic region:
- a CDS encoding DUF1848 family protein, which translates to MCGTTQGSRVVLSLSRRTEPYFYAERLAALLLARYPPERVHTVVVWTKFPETVLLKLRTVLSMYSQVYVHLTVTGLGGTLVEPRVARPEAVLAQIPPLVEFLGDPRRLRVRTDPLVMLRRNGEVFSNLETAVQVIRAAAAMGVTAFSASFVELYPKVQRRLLRRGWEAVRLTPEERERVWEKLSAAAAATGAVLYGCCVPGTPVSRCIDGELLSALHPAGERCRVDKAKGQRALCGCTHSIDIGWYNMTCPSGCLYCYANSAV; encoded by the coding sequence GTGTGCGGGACAACTCAAGGGTCCAGAGTAGTACTCAGCCTCTCCCGCCGGACCGAGCCTTATTTTTATGCCGAAAGGCTTGCCGCCCTTCTTCTGGCCCGTTACCCGCCTGAGCGGGTACATACCGTAGTGGTCTGGACCAAGTTTCCAGAAACGGTGCTGCTCAAATTGCGTACGGTGCTCAGTATGTACTCTCAAGTGTATGTACACCTCACGGTGACGGGACTGGGCGGCACACTGGTGGAACCCCGGGTTGCCCGCCCGGAGGCGGTGCTGGCGCAAATTCCGCCCCTCGTTGAGTTTTTGGGTGATCCCCGGCGCCTGAGGGTAAGGACCGATCCTCTGGTAATGTTGAGGCGAAATGGGGAGGTTTTTTCAAACCTGGAAACGGCGGTGCAAGTGATCCGGGCGGCCGCGGCCATGGGCGTGACCGCTTTTTCCGCTTCCTTTGTGGAGCTTTATCCCAAAGTGCAGCGGCGCCTTTTGCGCCGCGGGTGGGAGGCTGTGCGCCTTACGCCTGAAGAACGGGAGCGGGTTTGGGAAAAACTTTCTGCCGCAGCGGCGGCCACAGGGGCCGTCCTTTATGGCTGCTGCGTTCCGGGGACGCCGGTTTCCCGCTGTATTGACGGCGAACTTTTAAGCGCCCTGCACCCGGCGGGGGAAAGGTGCCGCGTAGATAAAGCTAAAGGTCAAAGGGCTTTGTGCGGTTGCA
- a CDS encoding heme o synthase — translation MNLETSINKTRADFRTTVLAYLEVTKPRSVVLLVFTALATMVVASAINGPVPTFQFVAAIAAVTLACAGANAVSCYIDRDLDASMTRTQKRPIPDGRINPPVRALYWGLLLFVSSLFLGWRVNPVAFACLWGGMIGYVGIYSLWLKRRSSWNIILGGFSGGLPALFGWTAVTGKVDLLPLLIAALVVLWIPNHIWSLAIFYKEDYAKVKVPMLPVVCEIKKALHCLLSTVILMVLFSILIYFAGSWGTIYIMTAILTGLAAIGLSTYVYFHPTPKNAWLLFKFSSPYLFLLFLGMMADAWL, via the coding sequence GTGAATTTAGAGACCAGTATAAACAAAACCCGGGCGGATTTCCGGACTACTGTACTGGCATACCTGGAAGTAACCAAGCCCCGTTCCGTAGTCCTGCTGGTCTTTACGGCACTGGCTACCATGGTGGTGGCAAGTGCCATAAACGGGCCTGTACCGACTTTTCAGTTTGTGGCTGCCATAGCGGCTGTAACTCTGGCCTGCGCCGGCGCCAATGCCGTCAGCTGTTACATCGACCGGGATCTCGACGCTAGTATGACCCGGACCCAAAAACGCCCCATTCCTGACGGGAGAATTAATCCACCGGTGCGGGCCCTGTACTGGGGGCTGCTGCTCTTTGTTTCTTCCCTCTTCCTCGGCTGGAGGGTAAACCCCGTTGCTTTCGCCTGCCTCTGGGGAGGCATGATCGGATACGTCGGCATCTACAGCCTCTGGCTGAAGCGCAGGAGTTCCTGGAATATCATCCTGGGCGGATTTTCCGGCGGCCTGCCCGCACTCTTCGGCTGGACTGCCGTAACGGGCAAGGTTGATTTGCTGCCTCTTCTCATAGCCGCCCTGGTCGTATTGTGGATTCCCAACCATATTTGGAGCCTGGCCATCTTTTACAAGGAGGACTACGCTAAAGTAAAAGTTCCCATGCTCCCCGTGGTCTGTGAAATAAAAAAGGCCCTGCACTGTCTTTTAAGCACGGTCATTTTGATGGTTTTATTCTCCATACTGATCTATTTTGCCGGGTCCTGGGGAACAATTTACATCATGACGGCAATTCTCACAGGCCTGGCCGCCATCGGGTTAAGCACTTACGTATATTTTCACCCCACACCCAAAAACGCCTGGCTCCTCTTCAAGTTTTCCAGTCCCTACCTGTTCCTTCTCTTTTTGGGTATGATGGCCGACGCCTGGCTGTAA
- a CDS encoding ABC transporter ATP-binding protein yields the protein MLKLDNVHKIFHPGGVNEKVALRGVTLHVRPGDVVTIIGSNGAGKSTLLNVVAGVYEVDAGKVILDNQDITRWPEHIRAAHIGRVFQDPLRGTAASMTIEENLALALRRGRPRRLRRGITQAERQLFKERLALLGLGLENRLTTRVGLLSGGQRQALTVLMATIATPKILLLDEHTAALDPRTAATVLELTERIIARHRLTTLMVTHNLAQALHTGNRTVMMHEGRIILDLYGPEREKTTVADLLKMFEQASGNAFTYDRVLLSGS from the coding sequence TTGCTGAAACTGGACAATGTGCACAAGATCTTTCATCCCGGCGGAGTTAATGAAAAGGTGGCCTTAAGGGGTGTTACCCTGCATGTCCGGCCGGGAGACGTGGTAACCATCATCGGCAGCAACGGTGCCGGCAAATCCACTCTCTTAAACGTTGTGGCCGGGGTATACGAGGTTGATGCGGGGAAGGTGATCCTGGACAACCAGGATATTACGCGCTGGCCCGAACATATCCGGGCGGCCCATATCGGCCGCGTTTTCCAGGATCCCTTGCGGGGTACGGCTGCTTCCATGACCATTGAAGAAAATCTGGCCCTGGCCTTGCGCCGGGGCCGTCCCCGCCGTTTGCGCCGGGGGATTACCCAGGCGGAGCGGCAGCTCTTCAAGGAACGCCTGGCCCTTTTGGGGTTGGGCCTGGAGAACCGCCTGACTACCAGGGTGGGTCTATTATCCGGCGGCCAGCGCCAGGCCCTGACCGTGCTGATGGCTACCATTGCCACCCCCAAAATACTTTTGCTGGACGAGCACACCGCTGCCCTGGACCCGCGCACTGCCGCCACGGTCCTGGAGTTAACGGAAAGAATTATCGCCCGGCACCGGCTTACTACCCTCATGGTTACCCACAATCTGGCGCAGGCACTGCACACCGGCAACCGCACGGTGATGATGCACGAGGGGAGGATCATTCTGGATCTATATGGACCGGAAAGGGAAAAAACTACTGTGGCGGATCTCCTGAAGATGTTTGAACAGGCCAGCGGTAATGCCTTTACTTACGACCGGGTGCTTTTAAGCGGGAGTTAA
- a CDS encoding ABC transporter permease, whose product MSLSIWLGSLEQGLLWGAMVLGVYMTFRVLDYPDLTVDGAFTLGAAVTAQYILLGNSPWQAVLGAIICGALAGLVTGLLHTGLRVAPLLSGILTMIALYSINLRIMGQANLSLLREQTIFTQVRDMTLLGPWGPVLLGLMVVIVVVGLLYLFLQTELGMSVRATGDNEQMIRSLGVNTSTMKLVGLTIGNALVALSGSLVAQYQGFADIGMGIGMIIAGLASVIIGEALVGNHTLFRALLAVIVGSIVYRTVISLVLQLGMPATDLKLLTSLIVVAALAFPLVRQRLGFRSLRLRSEQVAETGQCAQDLSSRRS is encoded by the coding sequence ATGTCGTTGAGCATCTGGTTGGGATCCCTGGAGCAGGGCTTGTTGTGGGGAGCCATGGTCCTGGGGGTGTATATGACCTTCAGGGTGCTTGATTACCCCGATTTGACGGTTGACGGTGCATTTACCCTGGGGGCGGCTGTAACGGCGCAGTATATCTTGCTCGGCAATAGCCCCTGGCAGGCCGTCCTGGGGGCCATAATCTGCGGCGCGCTGGCGGGTCTGGTTACTGGTCTATTGCACACCGGCTTAAGGGTGGCTCCTTTGCTTTCGGGTATTCTAACCATGATTGCCCTTTATTCCATCAATTTGCGAATTATGGGACAGGCTAACCTGTCCCTTCTTCGTGAACAGACAATTTTTACCCAGGTCAGGGACATGACCTTGCTGGGGCCATGGGGACCGGTTCTGCTGGGCTTGATGGTAGTGATTGTGGTTGTTGGCCTTCTCTACCTTTTTTTGCAAACAGAGTTGGGCATGTCTGTAAGGGCCACTGGAGATAACGAGCAAATGATCCGTAGCCTGGGGGTAAATACAAGTACCATGAAACTGGTGGGGTTGACCATCGGGAATGCCCTGGTGGCGCTTTCGGGTAGCCTGGTGGCTCAGTACCAGGGTTTTGCCGATATCGGTATGGGCATCGGGATGATTATTGCCGGCCTGGCCTCGGTCATTATTGGTGAAGCACTGGTTGGCAACCATACCCTTTTCCGGGCTTTGCTGGCGGTTATCGTCGGTTCCATTGTCTACCGGACCGTGATTAGCCTGGTTTTGCAACTGGGCATGCCGGCGACGGATCTGAAATTACTCACTTCGTTAATTGTGGTGGCTGCCCTGGCCTTCCCCCTGGTGAGGCAGCGTTTGGGATTTCGGTCATTACGTTTGAGGAGTGAGCAGGTTGCTGAAACTGGACAATGTGCACAAGATCTTTCATCCCGGCGGAGTTAA
- a CDS encoding ABC transporter substrate-binding protein has product MKKWLLPVLVLGLAFLMAGCGSGGSKQGVKSEAKAVKLGIIQIVEHPALDAARKGFLETLAANGYVEGKNLQVDFQNAQGDQSTLQAIARKFVQDKKDLILAIATPSAMAMANETKDIPILITAVTDPVEAKLVKSMEKPGTNVTGTTDMNPIKEQLQLLKELVPDAKKVGVIYNSSEVNSQVQVKIVKQEAPALGLTVVEAPVTASSEVVQAAQSLVGRVDAIYVPTDNTVVSSVAGVIQVAEKHKLPVIAGESNTVEAGALGTIGIDYYKLGQQTGEMALRVLKGEKPQDMPVEKQKDLSIVLNAKAAAAFGVTIPEELKKKASKIIE; this is encoded by the coding sequence ATGAAAAAATGGCTTTTGCCGGTGCTTGTACTGGGGTTGGCTTTTTTAATGGCAGGGTGTGGCTCAGGAGGAAGTAAGCAGGGCGTCAAAAGTGAAGCAAAAGCGGTGAAGCTCGGCATTATCCAGATTGTGGAGCACCCGGCTCTGGATGCGGCCCGGAAAGGTTTTTTGGAAACACTGGCGGCCAACGGCTACGTGGAAGGGAAGAATCTGCAGGTAGACTTCCAAAACGCCCAGGGTGATCAATCTACCCTCCAGGCCATTGCCCGCAAGTTTGTCCAGGATAAGAAAGACCTCATTCTGGCCATCGCCACTCCTTCCGCCATGGCCATGGCCAATGAAACCAAGGATATTCCGATTTTAATCACCGCCGTGACAGATCCCGTGGAAGCAAAACTGGTTAAGAGCATGGAAAAACCGGGCACCAATGTTACCGGTACCACTGATATGAACCCGATTAAGGAGCAGTTGCAGTTGCTCAAGGAGCTGGTACCAGACGCCAAAAAGGTGGGGGTCATCTATAACTCCAGCGAGGTAAATTCCCAGGTTCAGGTGAAAATCGTGAAGCAGGAGGCACCGGCGCTGGGCCTGACCGTGGTAGAAGCCCCGGTTACCGCCAGCAGCGAGGTGGTCCAGGCCGCCCAGTCCCTGGTGGGGCGGGTGGATGCCATTTACGTACCCACGGATAATACGGTAGTCTCGTCCGTGGCGGGGGTAATCCAGGTGGCCGAGAAGCATAAACTTCCGGTAATTGCCGGGGAGAGCAATACGGTGGAGGCCGGTGCCCTGGGTACTATCGGTATTGATTATTACAAGCTGGGCCAGCAGACCGGTGAGATGGCCTTGAGGGTTCTAAAGGGAGAAAAACCCCAGGATATGCCTGTTGAGAAACAAAAGGACTTGAGCATCGTTTTAAATGCCAAAGCGGCGGCGGCCTTTGGCGTGACCATTCCGGAAGAATTGAAAAAGAAAGCCAGCAAAATTATTGAGTAG
- a CDS encoding YidH family protein — protein sequence MNGKEKEEQKCDRTGDRQHIQEHLANERTFLSWIRTAVAILAFGFVIEKFSFYLRLLEWQAGMVTAPSRGSAAYLGIGSSVMAGLVVVLAAVRYRQTRCQINEGTYRHSLTADMLLAAMLLLVTVLVIIYLLRTPVPL from the coding sequence TTGAACGGAAAGGAAAAAGAAGAGCAAAAATGCGACCGTACCGGTGACCGGCAACACATCCAGGAACACCTGGCCAACGAGCGCACCTTCCTGTCCTGGATCCGTACGGCCGTGGCCATTCTGGCCTTTGGTTTTGTCATTGAAAAATTTTCGTTCTATTTGCGGCTGCTGGAGTGGCAGGCGGGCATGGTTACTGCGCCGTCCAGGGGATCGGCCGCCTATCTGGGGATAGGCTCCAGTGTCATGGCCGGGCTGGTGGTCGTCCTGGCCGCCGTCCGTTACCGGCAGACCCGCTGCCAGATTAACGAGGGTACTTACCGGCATTCGCTCACCGCCGATATGTTGCTGGCCGCCATGCTGCTGCTGGTTACGGTACTGGTGATCATCTACCTCCTGCGGACACCGGTCCCTCTTTAA
- a CDS encoding FmdE family protein has protein sequence MYTDKGDWEKCVEFHGHSCPGLAVGYRAAKIGLQELAGHRAEDEELVAIVENDACGVDAVMVLTGCTLGKGNLLYRDHGKHVFTFICRESGKAVRVSVKGGAWRQNDEFRALREKVFAGTADERERQLFREHQEQRTRYILEASPEELCAVQHVKVELPPKARIFNSVICAFCGEPVSEARARVRDGKFACIPCAGEYTRGW, from the coding sequence ATGTATACAGATAAAGGAGATTGGGAAAAGTGCGTGGAGTTTCACGGGCACTCCTGCCCCGGCCTGGCCGTGGGCTACCGGGCGGCGAAAATCGGCCTGCAAGAGCTGGCCGGGCACCGGGCGGAGGACGAAGAACTGGTGGCCATTGTGGAGAACGATGCCTGCGGTGTGGATGCGGTGATGGTACTTACCGGCTGCACCCTGGGTAAGGGCAATTTGCTGTACCGGGATCACGGCAAGCATGTGTTTACCTTTATCTGCCGGGAAAGCGGGAAGGCGGTACGCGTTTCGGTCAAGGGGGGCGCGTGGCGGCAAAACGATGAGTTCCGGGCCTTAAGGGAAAAGGTATTTGCCGGCACCGCCGATGAGAGGGAACGGCAGCTCTTCCGGGAGCATCAAGAACAGCGCACCCGGTATATCCTCGAAGCTTCGCCGGAGGAGCTTTGTGCAGTGCAACATGTAAAGGTTGAACTGCCGCCGAAAGCGCGCATTTTTAATTCCGTAATCTGTGCCTTCTGCGGCGAACCGGTGTCCGAGGCCCGGGCCAGGGTGCGGGACGGCAAATTTGCCTGCATCCCCTGTGCCGGCGAATATACCAGGGGATGGTAA